The following are from one region of the Streptomyces decoyicus genome:
- a CDS encoding NAD-dependent epimerase/dehydratase family protein has translation MTAPRTVLLTGAAGGLGTLMRELLPPYGYRLRLFDQRPVDTTAGEPDAITAELADTEALRAAVRGVDAIIHLAGISLEADFAQILRANIEGTYHLYEAAREAGVRRVVFASSNHAVGFTPRPPDGSGAIPVGTPRRPDTYYGLSKGFGEDLASLYWDLHGIETVSVRIGSCFPEPASVRMLSIWLSPADCARLLHAALTAPDVGHTVVYGSSANTRLWWDLSTARALGYEPQDDSEPYAAALLAAQGALDPGNPEHEHLGGAFCTDPPRWPH, from the coding sequence ATGACCGCACCCCGCACCGTCCTGCTCACCGGCGCCGCCGGCGGACTCGGCACCCTGATGCGCGAACTGCTGCCGCCCTACGGGTACCGGCTGCGCCTCTTCGACCAGCGACCCGTCGACACCACGGCGGGCGAACCGGACGCGATCACCGCCGAGCTGGCCGACACGGAGGCGCTGCGCGCGGCGGTGCGCGGGGTCGATGCGATCATCCATCTCGCCGGTATCTCCCTGGAGGCCGACTTCGCGCAGATCCTGCGCGCCAACATCGAGGGCACGTACCACCTGTACGAGGCGGCGCGCGAGGCAGGCGTCCGCCGGGTCGTCTTCGCCTCCTCCAACCACGCCGTCGGCTTCACCCCGCGTCCCCCGGACGGCTCCGGCGCCATCCCCGTCGGCACACCCCGCCGTCCCGACACCTACTACGGGCTGTCCAAGGGGTTCGGCGAGGATCTCGCCTCGCTGTACTGGGATCTGCACGGCATCGAGACCGTCTCGGTCCGCATCGGCTCCTGCTTCCCCGAGCCGGCCTCGGTCCGGATGCTGTCCATCTGGCTGAGCCCGGCCGACTGCGCACGGCTGCTGCACGCCGCGCTCACCGCGCCGGACGTAGGCCACACCGTCGTCTACGGCTCCTCCGCCAACACCCGCCTGTGGTGGGACCTGTCGACCGCCCGCGCCCTGGGGTACGAGCCTCAGGACGACTCCGAGCCGTATGCGGCAGCGCTGCTCGCCGCGCAGGGCGCACTGGACCCCGGCAACCCCGAACACGAGCATCTCGGCGGCGCCTTCTGCACCGACCCGCCCCGGTGGCCGCACTGA
- a CDS encoding GlsB/YeaQ/YmgE family stress response membrane protein, whose amino-acid sequence MGIVSWLVLGLIAGIIAKVLLPGRDPGGIVGTTLIGIVGSFIGGWLSTKILHRPIPKDFGEPSMWVASIAGALVLLIAYRLLFGNSRERR is encoded by the coding sequence ATGGGCATCGTCAGCTGGCTCGTACTCGGGCTGATCGCGGGCATCATCGCGAAGGTCCTGCTGCCGGGACGGGACCCGGGCGGCATCGTCGGCACGACCCTGATCGGCATCGTGGGGTCCTTCATCGGCGGCTGGCTCTCCACCAAAATCCTGCACCGCCCGATCCCGAAGGACTTCGGCGAACCCTCCATGTGGGTCGCCTCCATCGCCGGCGCCCTGGTCCTGCTGATCGCCTACCGGCTGCTCTTCGGCAACTCCCGCGAACGCCGGTGA